From the genome of Deltaproteobacteria bacterium:
TGTTGGCAGCTGGTGATGAGGGTTAGAACAACAGTCACGACAATCTTTCCCGTTCGCGAAAGCGAAAATCCGATTGATGACATCCCGAAGTCATCTTATTTGTCCTGATCGGAAAGTTGCGAAGGTTACTAGCGCGTCCGACGGAAGATTGTGACCCATTGCGGTTGTGAGGGCCACGAGGGTCATGAGGGCCACGAGGGTCAGACTTTTACGTCCCGACTTTGTTGCCATTGAATTCGTTCGTCATCGAATCAAGATCGGCCTGCCACATATCGATTTCTACTCCTCATGCAAACGAACTTACAACAAGCGCATGACGTATCGGTTCACGTCGAAAAAGATTTTTTGATATCCGAGGTCGCGATTACTGCTATGCGGCATTCAAATCGTTCCAGCCGTTCAATGGTTCGACAAGCTCACCATGACCGGCTCGGTCTTCCGCTCGTCCTGAGATCGTCGAAGGATGCGCTCCGCTCAAATCGTTCAACTGCGCGGTAACAACTCAGCGGAAATTAGCGTCACTCTACTGAAATCAGCGCCGATCTGACAAGGGGGCGAACTTTCCTGCAAAAAAAAACACGATCACGGACGTTATCGTGTTCGCTTCTTGAACTTTTTCGAGAGCGAAAATGATTTCGCGTAAGCTTGCACCGCGCTACCGGTTCATCGCGTCGAACAGATGCAGTTGGCGGGTGTGGCCTTCGTCTTCGAAGTGGACGGGGTAGTTACCGGTGAAGCAGGCGTCGCAGAAACCTTTTTTCTGGCCGTCGAAGTAAGTGTACATGCCCTCTTGGGATAAATAAGCGAGCGTGTCGGCTTCGACGAAGCGACGGATTTCGTCTTCCGTATTGTTCGCCGCGATCAGCTCGGTGCGGGTCGGCGTGTCGATGCCGTAGTAGCACGGCCCGATGGTCGCCGGCGAACTGACGCGCAGGTGCACTTCGGTGGCGCCGGCGTCGCGCAACATGCGGATGATCTTTCGGCTGGTGGTGCCGCGCACGATGGAGTCGTCGACGACGATGACGCGCTTGCCCTTGAGCACGTCGCGCTGGGCGTTGAGTTTGATTTTAACGCCGAAGTTGCGAATGGTCTGCTGCGGCTCGATGAACGTGCGGCCGACGTAGTGGTTGCGGATCAAGCCGAACTCGAGGGGAATTTTCGACTCTTCGGCGAAACCCATGGCGGCCGGCACACCGGAATCCGGCACCGGCGTCACCAAATCGGCGTCCACCGGACTCTCCCGCGCCAACTGGCGGCCGAGCGCTTTGCGCACGCGATAAACATTGTGGCCGAACAGATTGCTGTCCGGGCGGGCGAAATAAATATATTCGAAGATGCATTTGGCATGAGGCGTCGGCGGAAACGGTTTCAGCGATTCCACCGAGCCGTCGGCGCCGATTGTCACAATTTCTCCCGGCTCCACATCGCGCACGTACTCCGCTTCGATCAGATCGAGGGCGCAGGTTTCAGAAGCGAAGACATAGGCGCCGCGATTTTTGCCTTCGGGAAACCGGCCTAACACCAGCGGGCGAAAACCGTAGGGATCGCGCGCGGCGATCAGTTTATCGAGGGTCAAAAACAGCAACGAATAGGCGCCGCGGCAGCGCCCCAGAGCTTCGACGATCCGCCCCATCAACGTCGACTCCTTCGACGTGGCGATCAAATGCACGATCACTTCGGTGTCGGTGGTGGATTGAAATATCGATCCCGACAGTTCCAACTCCTCGCGCAGCAACGCACCATTGACCAAGTTGCCGTTGTGCGAGATCGCGATCGGACCTTGGGAATATTCAACGACGAAGGGTTGGGCGTTTTTGAGATGACTCTGGCCCGTGGTCGAATAGCGGTTGTGGCCGATGGCGCTGCGCCCTTCGAGCCGCTTGATCACGTCTTCCTTGAACGCGTCGGCGACCAAGCCCATCTTGCGATGCGAGATCAGCCCTTTGCCGTCCGAAGTGACAATGCCGCAAGATTCCTGGCCGCGATGCTGCAAGGCGTAGAGGCCGAGATAGACCATGTTGGCCGCCTCGGGGTGGCCGTACACGCCCATCACCGCGCACTCATCGTGAAATTTATCGGACATCGTCAGTTTTCGCGATCCATTGCTGTGAGGGCAACCACAGGGGGCTGCCCCTACAAATCCGTTTCCTTTTTTGCGTACTTTGCGGTTAACACTCCGAATCCGAATCTTCTTCTTACTTTGTGAACCTTGTGCTCTTTGTCGTGAATTCTTTGCCGAACTATTTGAGCCGAGCCGTCAGCCCATTAGACCAGATTGCCTTGAGTTCTTCTACCGCGATCTGCAGCAACGGCTGAATCGTCAGACGCGCGCCGCCCACAGTCCCGATCACCTGCAGCGGCACATGGCGGCGCTCGGCGATCTCTTTCAGGCCGTCGACGTTGGCTTCCTTGAGCGACACAACGATGCGCGATTGCGACTCGCTGAACAGCAATGCATCGCCGCGAATCATTTCCTGGGTCTCGATGCGCACGCCTAACGGCTTGTCCGGTCCGCCGACACAGCACTCGGCCAACGCCACGGCCAAACCGCCGTCGGACACATCATGGGCCGAGCGCAACAGCGACCCGTCGATCGCTTCGAGACAGCAGTTCTGCACCGCCAGCTCGAGTTTCAAATCGATCCATGGCGGGGTGCCTTTAGTTAGACCGTGCAGCGATTTTAAATATTCGCTGCCGCCCAACTCGTCGCGGGTACGGCCGAGTAGAACGACCACATCGCCGGTGGTTTTGAACCAAGGCGTCACCACTTTGCTAACTTTATCTAAAATGCCGACCATGCCGACGGTCGGCGTCGGGTGGATCGGCACGCCGTCGGTCTCGTTGTAAAAACTGACGTTGCCGCTCACCACCGGAACGTTGAGCGCGATGCAGGCGTCGCGCATGCCTTGAATCACTTCGGCGAACTGCCACATGACCGCGGGATTTTCCGGGCTGCCGAAGTTCAAACAATCGGTCAAGCCCACCGGCCGCGCGCCGACGCAGGCGAGATTACGCGCCGCTTCGGCCACCGCCAGTACGCCGCCGACGTAGGGATCGAGATAGCAGTAGCGGCTATTGCCATCGACGGTCAAAGCCAAGCCCTTGGCGCTGCCCTTGATGCGGATCACCGCGGCATCGGCGCCGGAAGCGACCACAGTGTTGGTGCGCACGAACTGATCGTACTGGCGATAGATCCACTCCTTCGAAGCGATGTTGGGCGAAGCTAAAAGCTGTTTGAACGCGGCGGTGAGATCCTTCGGTTCCTTGATCGCCGCGCCGTCGAGATGTTGCAGCTGATCCTGCGCCGCCGGCCGCGCCGCCGGCCGCTGATAAACCGGCGCTTCTTTGGTCAGCGCGGCGATGGGAATCCGTGCCACCTCTTCGCCATGCCAGCGGCAGCGAAATTGCTGATCGTCGGTCACATGGCCGACGACAACGGCATCGAGATCCCATTTGTCGAAAATCTCTTTGATCTTTTCTTCGCAACCCGGCTTGGCCACCAAGAGCATGCGCTCTTGCGATTCCGAGAGGAGAATTTCATAGGGCGTCATGCCGTTTTCGCGCATCGGCACAAGGTTGAGATCGAGCTCGATGCCGCAGCCGCCTCGTCCCGCCATTTCGGTGGAAGAACTCGTCAAGCCGGCGGCACCCATGTCTTGGATGCCGATGATGTAGTCGTGGTCGAACAACTCCAAGCAAGCTTCGAGCAATAATTTTTCTGTGAACGGATCGCCCACCTGCACCGTCGGCCGGCGTTGTTCTTTTTCCTCCGAGAACGATTCCGACGCCATGGTGGCGCCGTGAATGCCGTCGCGGCCGGTCTTGGAGCCGACATACATGACGGCATTACCGACGCCCTGGGCGAGACCGGTGACGATTTTTTTCTTATCGACTAAACCGAGGGTGAAAGCATTGACCAAAATATTGGCGTTGTAGCATTCGTCGAAATAACATTCCCCGCCCACCGTCGGCACACCGATACAGTTGCCGTAACCGCCGATGCCCGAGACCACGCCGGAAACCAAATAGCGCGTGCGCGGATGATCGATGGCGCCGAAGCGCAGCGAGTTGAGCGACGCGATGGGCCGGGCGCCCATGGTGAAAATATCGCGCAGGATACCGCCCACGCCGGTGGCGGCGCCTTGATAGGGCTCGATAAACGACGGATGGTTGTGGCTTTCCATTTTGAAAGCCACGGCGAGACCGTCGCCAATGTCGACCACACCGGCGTTCTCACCCGGCCCCTGTAAAACATAAGGCCCTTCAGTGGGCAAATTTTTCAAATAGACCCGCGAACTCTTGTAGCTGCAATGTTCCGACCACATGACCGAAAACACGCCGAGCTCGGTGAAGTTGGGCGCCTGGCCGAGAATGCCCACGACTTTTCCATACTCGTCGGGCGCGAGACCGTGGCTCGCCACCAGTTCCGGAGTCACTTCCGGTTGGACTAATTTTTTGCTCGGCGCCTCAGCCATGCCGCTTGGCCCTTTCGGCGCACGCCGCCGCGATGGAGGTGAAGATCTTCGCGCCGTCGTCGCTGCCGAGCATTTTATTGCAAGCGTCTTCCGGATGGGGCATCAAGCCGAAGACATTGCGCCGCTCATTGCAAATGCCGGCGATGTTCTCCAACGAGCCGTTGGGATTGGCCGGCGCTGTGGGTTTGCCTTTGGCGTCGACGTAGCGCAAAAGAATCTGGCGATTCTTGCGCAGCCGTTCCAAGGTCGGCTCATCGGCAAAGTAACAGCCCTCGCCATGTTTGATCGGAATCTGCAGCAGCTGATTTTTTTTAATGGCGCCGGTAAACGGCGTGTCGGTTTCTTCGACGCGCAGATGCACCGTCTGGCAGATGAATTGAAGTCCGGCATTGCGCACCAACGCGCCGGGCAGCAAACCGGACTCGCAAAGAATCTGAAAGCCGTTGCAAATGCCCAGCACCAGGCCGCCGCTCTCGGCGAACTTCACCACGCCGCGCATCACCGGCGAGAAGCGCGCCATGGCGCCGCAGCGCAGGTAATCGCCGTAGGAAAAGCCGCCGGGCAAGACCAGACAATCGAAGTCGCCCTGCAATTCGTCTTTGTGCCATAACGGCGTGACGGTTTGACGTAAATCGCCGCGCAACGAATCGACCACGTCTTGGTCGTCGCAAGAACCGGGAAAAGTGATGACACCCCAATGCATAAGTCGTAATGAGCGTTGAGTAACGAGTGCTGAGCTGGAGAAACTTATCGTTCTCAGGACTCCGGACTGATTTCAAACCGGTAGTCTTCAATCACCGTGTTAGTTAAAAGCTTATCACACATCTCGCGGATGCGAAGCTCCGCGGCTTGGCGCGACGGCGCTTCGACATCGAGTTCTAGATATTTTCCGACACGCACTTCTTTTGCTTCTGAGTAGCCGAGCGTGTGCAGCGAGCGTTCGATGGCTTTGCCCTGGGGATCGAGCACGCCGTGTTTCAGCGAGACAAATATTTTCACACGCATATGGGTAACCTTCGTGACTGGAGAATTATTTGAACGCTCGGCGAAAAATAAAATCGACGTTGGTCAAATGGTGCTTGACGCCCCAGATCGCGTCAATTTCTTTGGGCGCGAGATAGCGGCGAATTTCTCCGTCATTGAGGAGCTCGCGCTTCATGTCGCCGCCTTCCTTGCCGACTTTCAAAGCGTGGCGCTGGACCATGCGGTAGGCAACATCCCGTGAGATGCCCTTGGCGACCAGGGCGAGCAAAACTTTTTCCGAGAATACCGTGCCGCCGCTTTTTTCTAAGTTGCGCTTCATGTTGTCGGGATAGACGCACAGATTGCCCAAGACATAAGTCATGCGCCGCAACATGAAGTCCAACGCGATGGTCGCGTCCGGCGCGATGACTCTTTCGACGGAAGAATGGCTGATGTCGCGCTCATGCCAGAGCGGCACGTTTTCCATGGCGGCCATCGCATAGGAACGCATCAGCCGGGCCAAACCGGAAACATTTTCGGATAAAATCGGATTGCGCTTGTGCGGCATCGCCGACGAACCTTTTTGTCCCGCGGTAAACGGCTCTTCGGCTTCCTGCACTTCGGTGCGCTGCAAGTGGCGCACTTCGACGGCGAACTTTTCCAATGAGCTGGCAATGATCGCCAAGGTCGCGAAGTAAAAAGCGTGGCGGTCGCGCTGAATGATCTGATTGGAAACCAACGCCGGCTTAAGACCGGCTTTACGGCAAACGTAGGCTTCCACTTTCGGCGAGATCTGCGCGAAGGTGCCCACCGCGCCGGAAATCTGCCCGACGCAAATGTCGTCGACGGCCTTTTCGAAGCGCGACAAATTGCGCGCCATCTCTTGATACCAAAGCGCTAGTTTTAAGCCGAATGTGATCGGTTCGGCGTGGACGCCATGGGTGCGGCCGATCTGCACGGTCCATTTGTACTTGCGCGCCTGGCGGCGCAGCGCCTGCATGAGATTTTTAAGATCTTGGGTGATGATCGCCGAGGCTTCTTTGAATTGTATCGCCAGCGCCGTGTCCATGACATCCGAAGAGGTCATGCCGACGTGCAGGTAGCGCGCGTCGTCGCCGATGAACTCGGCGACGGAACTTAGAAACGCGATGATCTCATGCTTGACCTCGGCTTCGATGGCGCGAATGCGCTTGACGTCGAAGCGCGCTTTCTTGCGAATCCGCGCGATCGCGGCCTTGGGAACTTTGCCGAGCGTCGCCAACCCTTCGGCGGCGAGGATTTCCACCTCGAGCCATTTTTGAAAACTATTTTCCTCGGACCAAATGCGGCCCATCTCCGGACGAGTGTAACGCGCGATCATAAAATGAAATAGATATCGAATCGCTCAGCGGGTCAAGGGATGCAAATAATTTTCTATGTTTTTTTTTGCGCGTTGTCGGTGTGGCCGAAGCCGCCCTCTTGGCGCGTGGTCGTAGACAGCTCGTCAACTTCTTGCCACTGGGCGCGTAGCACCCGCTGCAAAACCATCTGCGCGATACGCTGGCCGCGCTCAATGACGATCAGCTCGCTGCCGAGATTGATGGCGATGATCTGAATCTCGCCGCGGTAGTCCGAATCGATGGTGCCGGGAGTATTGACTAGTGTGAAACCTTGCTTCAAGGCCAAGCCGCTGCGCGGCCGGATCTGCGCTTCGAAGCCGATCGGCAGGGCAATGGCGATACCGGTGGGAATCAAAGTGCGGGCCATGGGCGCCAACACGACGTCACTTTCAATGTCGGCGCAAAGATCGAGCCCCGCCGCCCCTTCGGTCATGTACGCCGGCAGATCGAGCGCGGCTGGGCCCGGCCGCATCCGTTTGATCTGCACGCGTATCTGTTCCACGGAGTCGCCAGAGAATAATTTAAAGTTAATGAGTCGAATTGAGACTGCTGATTTTGAAGCCGTCTTT
Proteins encoded in this window:
- a CDS encoding amidophosphoribosyltransferase; this encodes MSDKFHDECAVMGVYGHPEAANMVYLGLYALQHRGQESCGIVTSDGKGLISHRKMGLVADAFKEDVIKRLEGRSAIGHNRYSTTGQSHLKNAQPFVVEYSQGPIAISHNGNLVNGALLREELELSGSIFQSTTDTEVIVHLIATSKESTLMGRIVEALGRCRGAYSLLFLTLDKLIAARDPYGFRPLVLGRFPEGKNRGAYVFASETCALDLIEAEYVRDVEPGEIVTIGADGSVESLKPFPPTPHAKCIFEYIYFARPDSNLFGHNVYRVRKALGRQLARESPVDADLVTPVPDSGVPAAMGFAEESKIPLEFGLIRNHYVGRTFIEPQQTIRNFGVKIKLNAQRDVLKGKRVIVVDDSIVRGTTSRKIIRMLRDAGATEVHLRVSSPATIGPCYYGIDTPTRTELIAANNTEDEIRRFVEADTLAYLSQEGMYTYFDGQKKGFCDACFTGNYPVHFEDEGHTRQLHLFDAMNR
- the purL gene encoding phosphoribosylformylglycinamidine synthase subunit PurL; its protein translation is MAEAPSKKLVQPEVTPELVASHGLAPDEYGKVVGILGQAPNFTELGVFSVMWSEHCSYKSSRVYLKNLPTEGPYVLQGPGENAGVVDIGDGLAVAFKMESHNHPSFIEPYQGAATGVGGILRDIFTMGARPIASLNSLRFGAIDHPRTRYLVSGVVSGIGGYGNCIGVPTVGGECYFDECYNANILVNAFTLGLVDKKKIVTGLAQGVGNAVMYVGSKTGRDGIHGATMASESFSEEKEQRRPTVQVGDPFTEKLLLEACLELFDHDYIIGIQDMGAAGLTSSSTEMAGRGGCGIELDLNLVPMRENGMTPYEILLSESQERMLLVAKPGCEEKIKEIFDKWDLDAVVVGHVTDDQQFRCRWHGEEVARIPIAALTKEAPVYQRPAARPAAQDQLQHLDGAAIKEPKDLTAAFKQLLASPNIASKEWIYRQYDQFVRTNTVVASGADAAVIRIKGSAKGLALTVDGNSRYCYLDPYVGGVLAVAEAARNLACVGARPVGLTDCLNFGSPENPAVMWQFAEVIQGMRDACIALNVPVVSGNVSFYNETDGVPIHPTPTVGMVGILDKVSKVVTPWFKTTGDVVVLLGRTRDELGGSEYLKSLHGLTKGTPPWIDLKLELAVQNCCLEAIDGSLLRSAHDVSDGGLAVALAECCVGGPDKPLGVRIETQEMIRGDALLFSESQSRIVVSLKEANVDGLKEIAERRHVPLQVIGTVGGARLTIQPLLQIAVEELKAIWSNGLTARLK
- the purQ gene encoding phosphoribosylformylglycinamidine synthase subunit PurQ gives rise to the protein MHWGVITFPGSCDDQDVVDSLRGDLRQTVTPLWHKDELQGDFDCLVLPGGFSYGDYLRCGAMARFSPVMRGVVKFAESGGLVLGICNGFQILCESGLLPGALVRNAGLQFICQTVHLRVEETDTPFTGAIKKNQLLQIPIKHGEGCYFADEPTLERLRKNRQILLRYVDAKGKPTAPANPNGSLENIAGICNERRNVFGLMPHPEDACNKMLGSDDGAKIFTSIAAACAERAKRHG
- the purS gene encoding phosphoribosylformylglycinamidine synthase subunit PurS, encoding MRVKIFVSLKHGVLDPQGKAIERSLHTLGYSEAKEVRVGKYLELDVEAPSRQAAELRIREMCDKLLTNTVIEDYRFEISPES
- a CDS encoding adenylosuccinate lyase, whose translation is MIARYTRPEMGRIWSEENSFQKWLEVEILAAEGLATLGKVPKAAIARIRKKARFDVKRIRAIEAEVKHEIIAFLSSVAEFIGDDARYLHVGMTSSDVMDTALAIQFKEASAIITQDLKNLMQALRRQARKYKWTVQIGRTHGVHAEPITFGLKLALWYQEMARNLSRFEKAVDDICVGQISGAVGTFAQISPKVEAYVCRKAGLKPALVSNQIIQRDRHAFYFATLAIIASSLEKFAVEVRHLQRTEVQEAEEPFTAGQKGSSAMPHKRNPILSENVSGLARLMRSYAMAAMENVPLWHERDISHSSVERVIAPDATIALDFMLRRMTYVLGNLCVYPDNMKRNLEKSGGTVFSEKVLLALVAKGISRDVAYRMVQRHALKVGKEGGDMKRELLNDGEIRRYLAPKEIDAIWGVKHHLTNVDFIFRRAFK
- a CDS encoding dUTP diphosphatase, which produces MEQIRVQIKRMRPGPAALDLPAYMTEGAAGLDLCADIESDVVLAPMARTLIPTGIAIALPIGFEAQIRPRSGLALKQGFTLVNTPGTIDSDYRGEIQIIAINLGSELIVIERGQRIAQMVLQRVLRAQWQEVDELSTTTRQEGGFGHTDNAQKKT